One window of Verrucomicrobiia bacterium genomic DNA carries:
- a CDS encoding transporter, with the protein MKRLSILSLLLGYGFVVAPSVGEEINRRPIEGIADNSFFVEEAYNQEPGVVQHIMTALYHTSKRSIDEGVWELGFTQEWPVFSQDHQFSYTVPYHFLNGRTDQHGIGDVQLDYRYQLLFDETSLLALSPRAGIILPTGDADRGLGEDAVGFEVNVPFSMALGDRWYAHLNVGTTLIPDAQSADRRDLWHYNVGASAIYAISSDLHLMLEWVGGWEQSARTSGRLAHRYSHVISPGVRKAFNFQNGAQCVAGFAIPFGLNRAAPDIGAFVYVSFEHALKRPE; encoded by the coding sequence ATGAAAAGGCTGTCTATTCTGTCGCTATTGCTGGGGTATGGATTTGTCGTTGCACCTTCCGTCGGAGAGGAAATAAACCGCAGGCCGATAGAAGGTATCGCGGACAACTCTTTCTTCGTGGAAGAGGCTTACAACCAGGAACCGGGAGTTGTGCAACACATCATGACGGCGCTCTATCACACGTCCAAGCGTTCGATCGACGAAGGCGTGTGGGAATTGGGATTCACGCAGGAGTGGCCCGTCTTCAGCCAGGACCATCAATTCAGTTATACCGTCCCCTACCATTTCTTGAACGGAAGGACGGACCAGCATGGCATTGGAGATGTGCAGCTGGACTACCGTTATCAATTGCTGTTCGACGAAACCTCCTTGCTCGCGCTCTCCCCGCGCGCCGGGATCATTCTGCCAACCGGAGACGCAGATCGCGGACTCGGCGAAGACGCAGTTGGTTTTGAGGTTAATGTCCCCTTCAGCATGGCGCTTGGTGATCGCTGGTACGCGCACCTGAATGTTGGCACCACATTGATTCCTGATGCACAGTCCGCGGATCGTCGGGACCTGTGGCATTATAATGTCGGCGCAAGCGCGATCTATGCGATCAGTTCCGATCTTCACTTGATGCTGGAATGGGTCGGGGGATGGGAACAATCCGCGCGGACTTCCGGGCGGCTCGCGCATCGTTACTCGCATGTGATCAGCCCCGGCGTGCGAAAGGCGTTCAACTTTCAGAATGGCGCGCAGTGCGTCGCGGGGTTTGCCATTCCCTTCGGGCTGAATCGCGCCGCGCCGGATATTGGCGCGTTCGTATACGTCTCGTTCGAACATGCGTTGAAGCGCCCGGAATAA
- a CDS encoding metal ABC transporter ATP-binding protein, whose amino-acid sequence MNPLNLTPSPRETPKTESGNGEICLEIHDLTVSYHKKPVLWGIDLAVPKGKLVGIVGPNGAGKSTLIKAAMGMIPINSGWIKVFGEPLKSNLRRIGYVPQRESVDWDFPVSVMDVVMMGRYGKLGLLRRPSRKDREVALDCLEKVKMLPYANRQISNLSGGQQQRVFLARALAQESDLYFMDEPFAGVDAATESAIIALLHELRDQGKTLLVVHHDLPSAREYFDMLLLLNMRVVAFGGTEEVFTYELLQKTYGGRLTVLSEVAHVLGKRERGEPR is encoded by the coding sequence ATGAATCCTTTAAACCTGACTCCATCCCCTCGCGAAACTCCCAAGACCGAAAGCGGGAACGGGGAAATATGCCTCGAAATCCACGATCTCACCGTGTCTTACCACAAGAAGCCCGTGCTCTGGGGCATCGACCTTGCCGTCCCCAAAGGCAAGCTGGTCGGAATCGTTGGACCGAACGGCGCGGGAAAATCAACGTTGATCAAGGCTGCGATGGGAATGATTCCCATCAATAGTGGATGGATCAAAGTCTTCGGGGAACCGTTGAAAAGCAACCTGCGGCGCATCGGCTACGTTCCACAACGGGAATCCGTGGATTGGGATTTCCCCGTCAGTGTCATGGACGTGGTGATGATGGGACGATATGGCAAGCTTGGGCTGTTGCGCCGTCCCTCGCGCAAGGACCGGGAAGTTGCCCTGGATTGCCTCGAGAAGGTGAAGATGCTTCCGTATGCGAACCGCCAGATCTCCAACTTGAGCGGCGGGCAGCAACAGCGCGTTTTTCTCGCACGTGCGCTCGCCCAGGAGAGTGACCTGTATTTCATGGACGAACCGTTCGCGGGGGTCGATGCAGCGACCGAAAGCGCCATCATTGCTCTATTGCATGAACTGCGCGACCAGGGGAAAACACTGCTCGTCGTGCATCATGACCTGCCTTCAGCACGGGAGTACTTTGACATGCTTCTACTTCTGAACATGCGTGTGGTTGCATTCGGCGGAACGGAGGAAGTGTTCACTTACGAACTCCTGCAAAAGACCTATGGAGGACGGTTGACGGTGCTGTCGGAAGTGGCGCACGTCCTCGGCAAGCGGGAGCGCGGAGAACCACGATGA
- a CDS encoding iron chelate uptake ABC transporter family permease subunit has translation MKRAPFLAAIVWMASVLNAAAARIGDISETNIAAQALRFFTFQDPSVRYALAGCLLLGITCGLLGSFIVVRRMALVGDALSHAVLPGVVLGFLWDMSKNPMAIFIGATIAGLLGTAVVHAVKHTTRLKEDSALGLVLATFFAVGICLLTMLQHLPEANKGGLDKFLFGQAAAIGAGDLKLMAGVTVLSIAAIVMFYKEFLVTSFDADFARGCGFPVHVIHYGLMVLVAFAVVIALQAVGVVLVSAMLITPAAAAYLLTDRLKSLLLIAAVFGMFAGGAGAFFSFLGPGLPTGPFVVLGATLVFALAFLFGPRHGVVMRWLKYRSRTRRIQRENTLKSIYHVLESRRFQGDGVSLRELAERRRETLDQAQALAATLRRHGLATLHDDGNMIFLTPGGWHAASSIVRNHRLWELYLNHAAQIPADHVHDDAEKIEHVLGEETVREIERRLQFASRDPHGSPIPTLADVQRGAAPRGRPEESVGYGSNI, from the coding sequence ATGAAGCGCGCACCTTTTCTGGCTGCGATCGTGTGGATGGCCAGCGTCCTGAACGCGGCGGCGGCGCGGATCGGAGACATTTCCGAGACGAACATCGCAGCGCAGGCTCTGCGATTTTTCACGTTCCAGGATCCGAGCGTTCGTTATGCGTTGGCCGGATGCCTCCTTCTAGGGATCACCTGCGGGCTGCTCGGCAGCTTCATTGTCGTTCGCCGCATGGCGCTGGTGGGCGATGCACTGTCGCATGCCGTGCTGCCTGGCGTGGTCCTCGGTTTCCTTTGGGACATGAGCAAGAACCCCATGGCGATCTTCATCGGGGCGACGATTGCCGGATTGCTTGGCACAGCGGTAGTTCACGCTGTAAAGCACACAACGCGACTCAAGGAAGACTCCGCGCTGGGGCTTGTCCTCGCCACGTTCTTTGCTGTCGGCATCTGTCTGCTCACAATGCTTCAACATCTGCCTGAGGCAAACAAAGGTGGATTGGACAAATTTCTCTTTGGCCAGGCGGCTGCGATCGGCGCGGGTGATCTGAAGCTCATGGCGGGCGTCACGGTGCTTTCGATTGCGGCCATCGTGATGTTCTACAAGGAATTCCTGGTAACGAGTTTTGACGCCGACTTCGCGCGCGGGTGCGGCTTTCCCGTGCACGTGATTCATTACGGGCTGATGGTGCTGGTCGCCTTCGCAGTCGTGATCGCGCTGCAGGCCGTCGGCGTTGTGCTGGTCTCTGCGATGCTCATCACGCCGGCGGCCGCCGCGTACTTGCTGACCGATCGATTGAAATCCCTTCTGCTCATTGCGGCCGTGTTCGGGATGTTTGCGGGCGGCGCTGGAGCGTTCTTTTCTTTCCTGGGTCCAGGACTTCCTACCGGACCATTTGTGGTGCTGGGTGCAACACTGGTCTTTGCGCTCGCATTCCTTTTCGGACCCCGTCACGGAGTCGTAATGCGTTGGCTGAAATACCGTTCGCGGACGCGCCGGATACAACGGGAAAACACGCTCAAGTCAATCTACCACGTCCTCGAAAGCCGGCGATTTCAAGGGGATGGAGTTTCACTTCGCGAACTTGCTGAAAGACGGCGGGAAACCCTCGATCAAGCACAGGCGCTGGCTGCCACATTGCGGAGGCACGGCCTTGCGACGCTTCATGATGACGGCAACATGATCTTCCTGACTCCAGGTGGCTGGCATGCGGCGAGTTCCATCGTGCGGAACCATCGACTTTGGGAGCTATACCTGAATCATGCCGCGCAAATCCCCGCTGATCACGTTCATGACGATGCAGAAAAAATCGAGCACGTCCTTGGGGAGGAAACGGTTCGCGAAATCGAGCGGCGCCTGCAATTTGCGAGTCGTGACCCGCACGGAAGCCCGATTCCCACCCTGGCTGATGTCCAGCGAGGCGCCGCGCCTCGAGGCCGGCCTGAGGAATCTGTTGGATATGGAAGCAACATATGA
- a CDS encoding metal ABC transporter permease yields MSSFIPAFNVQRVLMSPWTEQFDSTIWIVAMGFLVTTACGLVGCYLILRRMALVGDAISHSILPGIAVAFLLSTSRGALPMFLGALAAGVVTTLIIELIHRKTRVKQDAAIGIAFTSLFAIGVVLISLFAARVDLDQECVLYGEIGFVTLAPDVVLGTLRLGPEPVVRMAAVTVAVVVLIVMFYKELLVSSFDPGLARSVGINSTVVHYGLMGVLSAVVVSAFESVGAILVIAMLILPGATGSLLCERLPRVMTVVVVHAATSSVLGLHLATWLDCSIAAAMVVMGGFLFTLAWVFSPTQGLWRLLIQQRIEPLPSNSAGAEESRSATAN; encoded by the coding sequence ATGAGCTCCTTCATTCCTGCTTTCAACGTGCAGCGGGTGCTGATGTCTCCGTGGACCGAACAGTTCGACAGCACCATCTGGATCGTTGCCATGGGCTTTCTGGTGACGACCGCATGCGGACTCGTCGGATGTTATCTCATTCTGAGGCGTATGGCGCTAGTCGGGGATGCGATCAGCCACAGTATTCTTCCGGGGATCGCCGTTGCGTTTCTCCTTTCGACGAGCCGGGGGGCGCTGCCGATGTTTCTCGGCGCCCTGGCAGCAGGGGTTGTAACAACCCTGATCATTGAATTGATTCATCGAAAAACGCGGGTCAAACAGGACGCAGCCATAGGCATCGCGTTTACGAGCCTGTTCGCAATTGGCGTAGTCCTTATCAGCTTGTTCGCTGCGCGGGTGGACCTCGATCAGGAGTGCGTGCTTTACGGGGAAATTGGATTCGTAACGCTGGCCCCCGATGTTGTTCTGGGAACCTTGCGCCTGGGGCCAGAGCCCGTCGTCCGAATGGCTGCCGTCACGGTCGCCGTGGTTGTGTTGATCGTGATGTTTTACAAAGAACTCCTGGTCAGTTCCTTCGACCCCGGCCTGGCCCGATCGGTCGGCATTAATTCCACGGTGGTGCATTACGGCCTGATGGGAGTGCTGTCGGCTGTGGTAGTGAGCGCCTTTGAATCTGTGGGAGCCATCCTCGTGATCGCCATGCTGATTCTTCCAGGCGCGACGGGATCACTGCTGTGCGAACGGCTGCCCAGGGTCATGACGGTGGTCGTGGTGCACGCCGCAACCAGCTCAGTTCTCGGACTGCATCTTGCAACCTGGCTCGATTGCTCCATTGCAGCGGCGATGGTCGTTATGGGTGGGTTTCTGTTTACGCTGGCGTGGGTTTTCAGCCCAACGCAAGGTCTCTGGCGACTGCTGATCCAGCAGCGCATTGAGCCGCTGCCCTCAAATTCTGCTGGCGCGGAAGAATCCCGCAGCGCTACAGCAAACTGA
- a CDS encoding aminotransferase class V-fold PLP-dependent enzyme: MTVNEILTNEGLRQEEFPVARNKIFLGHAGVCALPKRVTDAISAYAAEAGTGDQEHFAMAEVLGKGRSLASRLLNCEREEVAFVGPTSLALSVVASGLKFRRTDNVLIYFDDYPSNVYPWMALASQGVEVRLMNIRHLGAIRAIDVMGQVDENTRLVALASCHFISGYRIDIPKIGKFLRDRKILFCVDGIQTVGAFPTTVEYVDMLAADAHKWMLGPCAAGLLYVRREVQERVNPALHGWHNVRCPDFVAQEEIVFQKDARKFELGTHNLLGIVGLNAAMELLLEVGVENIAAELLRKRALLVPELVGRGYSVLNADGTPESASGIVSFNKAGSDMRALHDTLTTANVSSALRKDRKGNEYVRFAPHFYNTDAELERAVSLL, translated from the coding sequence ATGACTGTTAACGAAATTCTCACCAACGAGGGGTTGCGGCAGGAAGAATTTCCTGTGGCCCGGAACAAGATTTTTCTCGGTCATGCAGGCGTCTGCGCCTTGCCCAAGCGGGTGACGGACGCGATCTCTGCATACGCCGCCGAGGCCGGAACCGGTGATCAGGAACATTTCGCCATGGCCGAGGTGCTCGGCAAGGGGCGCTCCCTGGCCTCACGCCTTCTCAATTGTGAGCGCGAAGAAGTCGCTTTCGTTGGTCCTACCTCCCTTGCGCTCAGCGTCGTCGCAAGCGGACTCAAGTTTCGCCGCACGGATAACGTGCTGATCTATTTCGATGACTATCCGTCGAACGTTTACCCGTGGATGGCATTGGCGAGCCAGGGGGTTGAGGTTCGGTTGATGAACATCCGCCACCTGGGAGCGATTCGCGCCATCGATGTGATGGGTCAGGTGGACGAAAATACGCGTCTTGTGGCACTGGCTTCCTGTCATTTTATCAGCGGCTACCGGATCGATATTCCGAAGATTGGGAAGTTTTTGCGCGATCGCAAGATCCTGTTCTGCGTCGACGGCATCCAAACCGTGGGCGCATTTCCCACGACGGTGGAATACGTCGACATGCTTGCCGCGGACGCCCACAAATGGATGTTGGGACCTTGCGCTGCGGGACTGCTTTATGTGCGTCGCGAAGTTCAGGAACGCGTCAATCCAGCCTTGCATGGCTGGCACAATGTGCGATGCCCTGATTTCGTGGCACAGGAGGAAATCGTATTTCAGAAGGACGCGCGCAAGTTCGAGCTCGGAACCCACAACCTTCTCGGAATCGTTGGGTTGAACGCCGCGATGGAATTGCTGCTGGAAGTTGGAGTTGAGAACATCGCCGCTGAACTTTTGCGCAAACGCGCGTTGCTCGTTCCTGAATTGGTGGGCAGGGGATATTCAGTTTTGAACGCGGATGGCACGCCCGAGAGCGCGAGCGGGATCGTCTCGTTCAACAAAGCCGGGAGCGACATGCGTGCCCTGCATGACACGTTGACCACGGCAAATGTATCGTCCGCTTTGCGAAAGGATCGCAAGGGCAACGAATACGTCCGGTTTGCACCCCACTTCTACAACACAGACGCGGAGCTGGAGCGAGCGGTCAGTTTGCTGTAG
- a CDS encoding type II secretion system F family protein produces the protein MIVTPRQLSLRAELYHQLGSMISAGIPLIRALEMAVSNPTTRVSRGAIEQLIASLKSGLTFSESMTAVHGWMPDFDIALLGVGEKSGRLDASFRQLSAYYAARAKIIRDTIAGLIIALATLHVFLLVFPLNMMVAAVQGLWSNDYGPLIRFAVQKLLIFGTAYGLVFLFIFLAQGNRAEVWRSLVEKFLRVIPMFGTARHHLVLARLSAALEALVTGGISIVQSWELAAAASGSPELRRRVARWKPELERGATPAELVNSSRYFPETFANLYSSGEQSGQLDEMLGRIKTYFEEDGFRRLSNFSRVMNGTIYGLVVMLVGYNVITFYMERFGAMFEAF, from the coding sequence ATGATTGTTACTCCCAGGCAACTCAGCCTTCGCGCGGAGTTGTATCATCAGCTCGGGTCGATGATTTCAGCCGGGATTCCTCTGATCCGCGCGCTGGAGATGGCGGTTTCAAACCCCACCACCCGTGTCTCCCGAGGCGCAATTGAGCAATTGATTGCAAGCCTGAAATCCGGCCTCACGTTTAGCGAAAGTATGACCGCGGTGCACGGCTGGATGCCCGATTTCGACATTGCGTTACTAGGTGTGGGAGAAAAATCAGGGCGCTTGGATGCCAGCTTTCGGCAACTCTCCGCGTATTACGCAGCACGCGCGAAGATCATTCGCGACACCATCGCCGGCTTGATCATCGCGCTGGCAACCTTGCACGTCTTTCTCCTGGTATTTCCCTTGAACATGATGGTCGCCGCGGTGCAGGGACTTTGGTCAAACGACTACGGCCCGCTCATTCGGTTTGCCGTTCAGAAACTTTTGATCTTCGGCACAGCCTATGGCCTCGTGTTTCTTTTCATTTTCCTTGCCCAGGGCAATCGCGCTGAGGTGTGGCGCTCCCTCGTTGAAAAGTTTCTGCGCGTGATTCCGATGTTCGGCACCGCGCGACACCACCTGGTCCTGGCACGGCTCTCCGCTGCGCTGGAAGCGCTGGTCACGGGCGGCATTTCGATTGTGCAATCTTGGGAGTTGGCGGCGGCGGCGAGCGGTTCTCCCGAATTGCGCCGGCGCGTGGCCCGATGGAAACCAGAATTGGAACGGGGCGCCACGCCGGCTGAACTCGTCAACAGCAGCCGGTATTTTCCTGAGACATTTGCGAACCTTTACAGCAGCGGCGAGCAAAGCGGCCAGTTGGACGAGATGCTCGGGAGAATCAAGACCTACTTCGAAGAGGATGGCTTTCGGCGGCTCAGTAATTTCAGCCGGGTCATGAATGGAACGATCTATGGGCTCGTGGTGATGCTGGTGGGGTATAACGTCATCACGTTTTACATGGAGCGTTTCGGGGCCATGTTCGAGGCGTTTTAG
- the trxA gene encoding thioredoxin, producing the protein MASPNILLLTQENFAKEVLQSPTPVLVDFWAEWCGPCKAIAPVLDELADEYEGRVRIAKVNIDEQQGIAAEYGIRAIPTLLLFDKGQVADQIVGLRSKRDLKASFDRVAV; encoded by the coding sequence ATGGCATCGCCCAACATTCTCCTCCTGACGCAAGAGAATTTCGCAAAAGAAGTGCTTCAATCTCCCACGCCTGTCCTTGTGGATTTCTGGGCTGAGTGGTGCGGCCCTTGCAAGGCAATTGCTCCCGTCCTGGATGAGCTTGCGGATGAGTATGAAGGCCGAGTCCGCATTGCCAAGGTCAACATCGACGAACAACAAGGCATCGCCGCGGAATATGGGATTCGCGCCATTCCCACATTGCTGCTCTTCGACAAGGGACAGGTGGCGGACCAGATTGTCGGATTGCGCAGCAAGCGCGATCTGAAAGCCAGTTTCGATCGCGTCGCGGTCTGA
- a CDS encoding RNA-binding protein: protein MNPTRLFVGNLSYQTMENDLQDYFSQAGVVTSVNLMLDKMTGKSRGFAFVEFASQDDANKAIEQFHNKDFQGRALTVNVARPREDRPQQQRWGGAREGGYERRERN from the coding sequence ATGAACCCAACCAGGCTCTTCGTAGGCAACCTCTCGTACCAGACTATGGAGAATGATCTTCAGGATTATTTCTCCCAGGCTGGCGTCGTGACCTCTGTCAATCTCATGCTGGACAAGATGACCGGCAAATCGCGAGGGTTCGCGTTTGTTGAATTCGCCAGCCAGGATGACGCGAACAAGGCGATCGAACAATTCCATAACAAGGATTTTCAAGGTCGCGCCTTGACGGTGAATGTCGCGCGGCCGCGAGAAGATCGTCCGCAGCAACAGCGCTGGGGTGGCGCGCGCGAAGGCGGTTACGAACGGCGCGAGCGGAATTAA
- a CDS encoding SET domain-containing protein-lysine N-methyltransferase: protein MEIQTDLVIYRTSEIHGTGGFARVDIREGTEIVEYTGENISKEESQRRCELNNPYIFDIDETTDLDGNVEWNLARFINHSCSPNCEAQWDEKHIWIVAIRDIRAGEELTFNYGYDLDDYQDHPCRCGASNCVGFIVAEELFEELRRRKEAAAGVAPQQVASGP from the coding sequence ATGGAAATTCAAACTGATTTGGTGATCTATCGCACGTCGGAGATTCACGGAACCGGCGGCTTCGCACGTGTTGACATTCGGGAAGGCACGGAGATCGTTGAATACACCGGCGAAAACATTTCAAAGGAAGAGTCACAGCGGCGCTGCGAGTTAAATAATCCGTACATCTTCGACATCGATGAAACGACCGATCTGGACGGCAACGTGGAATGGAACCTTGCTCGATTCATCAACCACAGCTGTTCTCCGAATTGCGAAGCGCAGTGGGATGAAAAGCACATCTGGATTGTAGCGATTCGGGATATTCGGGCGGGCGAGGAGTTGACGTTCAATTACGGGTACGACCTGGACGATTACCAGGATCATCCATGCCGGTGTGGCGCGTCCAATTGCGTGGGTTTCATTGTGGCTGAAGAGCTGTTCGAGGAGCTCCGCCGCCGAAAAGAAGCGGCCGCTGGTGTTGCACCGCAACAAGTTGCGTCGGGTCCGTGA
- the cutA gene encoding divalent-cation tolerance protein CutA, whose amino-acid sequence MTAPNRKVARHLARKALEAKLVACANIVPAVESLYWWQDKIECSRELLIVFKTIAPRVNQLEKMVVAEHPYDTPEFVVLDPSAANRRYLAWWRAACVG is encoded by the coding sequence GTGACCGCGCCTAACCGCAAAGTGGCCCGGCATCTTGCGCGCAAAGCCCTCGAAGCAAAACTCGTTGCGTGCGCCAACATTGTTCCAGCGGTGGAATCGCTTTACTGGTGGCAGGACAAAATCGAGTGCAGCCGCGAACTGCTCATCGTCTTCAAAACCATCGCGCCCCGCGTCAATCAACTGGAGAAGATGGTCGTCGCGGAGCATCCGTATGACACGCCGGAGTTTGTTGTTCTCGATCCATCGGCTGCAAACCGGCGTTACCTCGCCTGGTGGAGAGCCGCCTGCGTAGGTTAA
- a CDS encoding GNAT family N-acetyltransferase, giving the protein MSLDLEIQKFPRRIDLKEQFQATLRPLKKDDEKKFYEFFQSVPEQERMFIKHRVSDPQVIRAWCQNIDLGRKFPLVALMDNNFAGVATLHQQQGGWKRHIGRVSVLVLPRYRGRGLARALIKEISETARSLGLERLEAEFIGSQEAAIKMFAMLGFSNLCRFDDYVKDMQAISHDYVLMGLNLKVDEEYAGVGG; this is encoded by the coding sequence ATGTCACTCGACCTCGAGATCCAAAAGTTTCCTCGGCGCATCGATTTAAAGGAGCAATTCCAGGCAACTCTCCGGCCCTTGAAGAAGGACGACGAGAAGAAGTTCTATGAATTTTTCCAGTCCGTTCCCGAACAGGAACGCATGTTCATCAAACATCGTGTAAGCGATCCACAGGTGATCCGCGCGTGGTGCCAAAACATCGATCTCGGGCGCAAATTCCCCCTCGTCGCGCTCATGGACAACAACTTCGCAGGGGTGGCGACACTGCACCAGCAGCAGGGAGGATGGAAAAGGCACATCGGCCGCGTCAGCGTGCTTGTGCTTCCACGATACCGCGGGCGGGGCCTCGCGCGCGCGTTGATCAAGGAGATCTCCGAAACGGCGCGCAGTCTCGGGCTCGAACGGTTGGAAGCGGAATTCATCGGGAGCCAGGAAGCGGCAATTAAAATGTTCGCAATGCTCGGCTTCAGCAATCTCTGCCGCTTCGACGACTACGTGAAAGACATGCAGGCCATTTCGCACGACTACGTGCTCATGGGACTGAACCTGAAGGTCGACGAGGAATACGCCGGCGTCGGAGGCTGA
- a CDS encoding zinc ribbon domain-containing protein: MIWTPRMRSAAANLQSQTIQLYHHFQMPSICPNCGADVPARAKACPECGSDDQTGWSSEAETSGLDLPEENFNYEKFVETEFGARKNSPSGLPWFWWIAAVAVIAALVWLMLA, translated from the coding sequence ATGATTTGGACGCCACGGATGAGGTCTGCGGCAGCAAATCTTCAATCACAAACCATCCAGCTCTATCATCACTTCCAGATGCCATCGATTTGCCCCAATTGTGGCGCTGACGTTCCCGCGCGCGCCAAGGCATGCCCAGAGTGCGGATCCGATGATCAGACCGGCTGGTCGAGTGAAGCCGAAACGAGCGGACTGGATCTTCCGGAGGAAAATTTCAACTACGAAAAATTCGTCGAAACCGAGTTCGGCGCACGGAAAAACTCCCCGTCGGGCCTTCCCTGGTTTTGGTGGATCGCCGCCGTCGCCGTCATCGCAGCGCTGGTCTGGCTGATGCTCGCGTAA
- the rplQ gene encoding 50S ribosomal protein L17, with amino-acid sequence MRHLKRTAKLGRTGEHRNAMLANLVCSLIKHKRVTTTLAKAKAARSVAEKLVTLGKKGTVHARRLAVARLHQEDATKILFSEIAPAQKNRNGGYTRIVKLHQRQGDAAQLAILEWVDMPAGESAPTETKAETKPAEVKEGQAAEAKA; translated from the coding sequence ATGCGACACCTCAAGCGAACTGCCAAGTTGGGCCGCACCGGCGAACACCGGAATGCAATGCTTGCCAACCTGGTTTGCAGTCTGATCAAGCACAAACGCGTTACGACCACGCTGGCGAAGGCCAAAGCGGCCAGGTCGGTGGCAGAGAAGCTTGTCACGCTCGGCAAGAAAGGCACTGTTCACGCCCGCCGTCTCGCGGTGGCCCGGCTTCACCAGGAAGACGCCACCAAGATCCTTTTCAGCGAGATTGCGCCGGCACAGAAGAACCGCAACGGCGGCTACACCCGAATCGTCAAGTTGCATCAACGCCAGGGCGACGCCGCCCAGCTCGCGATCCTTGAATGGGTCGACATGCCGGCTGGCGAAAGCGCTCCTACGGAAACGAAGGCGGAGACCAAGCCTGCTGAAGTGAAGGAAGGTCAAGCAGCCGAAGCCAAGGCCTGA
- a CDS encoding DNA-directed RNA polymerase subunit alpha, which produces MPVRLGRFEMPKRLTKEESTATETYAKFIAEPFETGYGHTVGNSLRRVLLSSLEGAAITSIKVDGAMHEFATVDGIVEDVTEIVLNLKKVLFRAHTRDPQTLLLSVNKEGEVTAADIQLNQNVELVNPNQHICTLDKKKKFEMELEVKIGRGFMPGDENKKPNQAIGVIAIDSLFSPVTRVRYAVESARVGQRTDYDRLLMEVWTDGRITPDDALTQASAILAHHLDVFVGYDKSAVEFEEVVDKQDEEKSKLKKLLNMSVNEIELSVRAANCLNNANITSVGQLAMKTESEMLKYRNFGKKSLNEIKDKLQALGLGLGMTFDADLLDMPKEESGLVTR; this is translated from the coding sequence ATGCCAGTACGTCTAGGACGTTTTGAAATGCCCAAGCGGTTGACCAAGGAAGAGTCTACCGCGACCGAAACCTACGCAAAATTCATTGCTGAACCATTTGAAACCGGCTACGGCCATACGGTCGGCAATTCGCTGCGCCGCGTGTTGCTGTCGTCGCTCGAAGGTGCTGCGATCACTTCCATCAAGGTCGACGGCGCGATGCATGAGTTCGCGACAGTCGATGGCATCGTTGAGGATGTCACTGAGATCGTTTTGAACCTGAAGAAGGTTCTCTTTCGCGCGCACACCCGCGACCCGCAGACTCTGCTGCTTTCCGTGAACAAGGAGGGCGAAGTGACTGCGGCGGACATCCAGCTTAACCAGAACGTTGAATTGGTTAACCCGAATCAGCACATCTGCACGCTCGACAAAAAGAAGAAGTTCGAGATGGAACTGGAAGTGAAGATCGGCCGTGGCTTTATGCCCGGCGACGAGAACAAGAAGCCGAATCAGGCCATCGGAGTCATCGCCATTGACTCCCTGTTCTCCCCGGTTACACGCGTTCGTTACGCGGTTGAGAGCGCTCGCGTCGGGCAGCGGACTGATTATGATCGCTTGTTGATGGAAGTGTGGACCGACGGCCGCATTACGCCGGACGACGCCCTCACGCAAGCCTCCGCCATTCTCGCGCATCATCTGGACGTTTTTGTCGGCTATGACAAGAGCGCGGTGGAGTTCGAGGAAGTTGTGGACAAGCAGGACGAGGAAAAGTCCAAGCTGAAGAAGCTCCTCAATATGAGCGTGAACGAAATCGAGTTGAGCGTCCGCGCAGCGAATTGCTTGAACAATGCCAACATTACCTCGGTTGGGCAGCTGGCGATGAAGACCGAATCCGAAATGCTGAAGTACCGCAATTTCGGAAAGAAGTCTTTGAACGAGATCAAGGACAAGCTTCAGGCGCTCGGACTGGGGCTCGGCATGACCTTCGATGCCGATCTGTTGGACATGCCGAAGGAAGAATCAGGGCTAGTGACCCGATAA